A window of Babesia microti strain RI chromosome III, complete genome contains these coding sequences:
- a CDS encoding tyrosyl-tRNA synthetase (overlaps_old_locusTagID:BBM_III03670), with protein MYISFIITLVIAFPFFRQIPCYIVNNNAYGLKILALGSHNDFKHRFRSELLQDLYGRDILDKLTDENGIDNLLLSYDRKESPLSVYIGIDITSSKAHIGTLFQLVTLRKFFTIGLDVVILMGGGTTIVGDPSFTVSARSSLHTLCDNLSQKTNTKFSYITQSHVPSFDHILNARRDDLISTIGHIMTRPLMCNNKIITPQLELFTPYNPDEFPKVWIVDNASIHKNISLSEYLELVGNNFQLNRMLSRDCIIKRLGKSEEDANKTGMNFSELAYMTLQALDFVHLSQTYNVRIQIGGSDQWGNIVSGVDLAKSLNVSDLYGITTKLLLDTSKNKLSKSNSCFETQSLNKSDSTIWLSPTTCALNVWQFFRNTQDENVSTFIKYFTDIPINEINELVATDINYAKGKLSDEVTLLMYGYDAVNLINKFWAFNKDRSNVMINIDQLTKLDADSASFIEFLKYVPSQKVSKSTIVMGLSIVAALKMLGICDSNSAARNLIKQGICYINNELCQLNSVIDESHIKNVPYNVGGKSYVFIRIGKKQLYVLEVESN; from the exons ACTGCAGGATCTGTATGGTAGGGATATTTTGGACAAGTTGACTGATGAAAATGGcattgacaatttgttaCTAAGTTATGATAGAAAGGAATCTCCCTTATCTGTATATATAGGTATTGATATAACTAGCTCAAAGGCTCACATTGGTACATTATTTCAACTTGTTACATTgagaaaattttttaccatTGGATTGGATGTTGTTATTTTAATGGGTGGTGGTACGACAATTGTAGGTGATCCCTCATTCACAGTATCTGCTCGATCCAGTCTTCATACATTATGtgacaatttatcacaaaaaacaaatacaaaatttagttatataaCTCAATCGCATGTACCCTCATTTGATCATATACTAAACGCTAGGAGAGATGATCTAATTAGTACTATTGGACACATAATGACAAGGCCGCTCATGTGcaataataaaatcataACTCCGCAACTTGAACTGTTTACACCATATAATCCGGATGAATTTCCAAAAGTTTGGATTGTAGACAATGCTAGCATTCATAAAAACATATCTTTGAGTGAATACCTGGAATTAGTGGGTAACAATTTCCAACTAAACCGTATGCTGAGTAGAGACTGTATAATTAAGAGATTGGGTAAGAGTGAAGAGGACGCTAACAAAACCGGGATGAACTTTTCAGAACTAGCCTATATGACCCTCCAAGCACTAGATTTTGTCCATTTGTCCCAAACATACAATGTTAGGATACAAATTGGAGGCTCTGATCAGTGGGGTAATATTGTTTCGGGCGTAGATCTAGCAA aATCACTTAATGTCTCTGATTTGTATGGTATAACTACAAAACTCCTGTTGGACACTTCTAAGAACAAACTTAGCAAGTCTAATAGTTGTTTTGAAACACAATCACTAAATAAAAGTGATAGTACAATATGGCTATCGCCTACCACTTGTGCTCTCAATGTCTGGCAATTTTTCAGAAATACGCAAGATGAGAATGTATCcacatttattaaatattttacgGACATCCCTATAAATGAAATCAATGAATTAGTTGCCACAGATATTAATTATGCAAAGGGCAAACTGAGTGACGAAGTGACATTACTCATGTACGGCTATGATGCTGTTAATCTGATCAATAAATTCTGGGCATTCAACAAGGATAGATCAAATGTAATGATAAACATTGATCAATTAACCAAACTTGATGCGGATTCTGCGAGTTTTATCGAATTCCTTAAGTATGTCCCATCGCAAAAAGTATCCAAATCAACAATTGTTATG GGCCTGAGCATTGTTGCGGCGCTAAAGATGCTTGGCATTTGTGACTCAAATTCTGCTGCcagaaatttgataaaacaAGGcatatgttatataaacaatgaATTGTGCCAATTGAATAGTGTGATCGACGAAAGTcacattaaaaatgtccCATACAATGTTGGTGGTAAATCTTATGTATTTATTCGGATTGGTAAGAAGCAGCTATATGTATTAGAAGTGGAaagtaattga